In Candidatus Defluviibacterium haderslevense, the following are encoded in one genomic region:
- a CDS encoding pyridoxine 5'-phosphate synthase, which translates to MTRLSVNINKIALIRNSRGANLPDLLQVAKDCEAFGAQGITVHPRPDERHVKFADIPLLKKVVTTEFNIEGYPSAEFMRLVLDNHPDQCTLVPDPPGVLTSNSGWNTKLETQFLKGIVRQLKSEGIRVSLFLNPDPSMVESAAETGTDRIELYTGSFAHDFYLDPVGAIQNHIETAAMADQYKLGVNAGHDLNLDNLKFYKNGISNLLEVSIGHAIICDALYYGLENVIPMYLKQLQ; encoded by the coding sequence ATGACCAGATTAAGCGTAAATATTAATAAAATTGCATTGATTCGAAATTCCCGAGGGGCGAATTTACCTGATTTATTGCAAGTAGCCAAAGATTGTGAAGCATTTGGTGCTCAAGGCATAACTGTACATCCAAGACCGGATGAAAGGCATGTTAAATTCGCGGATATTCCTCTTTTAAAAAAAGTAGTAACTACCGAATTTAATATAGAAGGGTATCCATCAGCTGAATTCATGCGATTGGTATTGGATAATCATCCGGATCAATGTACTTTGGTACCAGATCCTCCAGGTGTATTAACATCTAATTCCGGATGGAACACGAAATTAGAAACTCAGTTTTTAAAAGGTATAGTTCGGCAACTTAAAAGTGAAGGAATTAGAGTATCCCTTTTTCTCAATCCGGATCCGAGTATGGTTGAATCTGCTGCAGAAACAGGAACTGATCGAATAGAACTTTATACAGGTAGCTTTGCCCATGATTTTTATCTTGATCCTGTTGGAGCTATACAAAATCACATTGAAACAGCCGCAATGGCCGATCAATACAAATTGGGCGTTAATGCAGGTCACGATTTAAACTTAGACAATTTAAAATTTTATAAGAATGGCATATCGAATTTATTGGAAGTCTCTATAGGACATGCCATAATCTGCGATGCACTTTATTATGGATTAGAGAATGTCATTCCGATGTATTTGAAACAACTGCAGTGA
- a CDS encoding 30S ribosomal protein S21: MLIIDVRDSESIDRALKKYKKKFEQTGTLKELRRRKHFTKPSIERRSEVLKAQYRELYVAKNEL; encoded by the coding sequence ATGCTAATAATTGATGTAAGAGATTCAGAATCAATAGATAGAGCACTTAAAAAGTACAAGAAGAAATTCGAACAAACTGGTACTTTAAAAGAGTTACGTCGTAGAAAACATTTTACTAAGCCATCGATCGAAAGACGTTCTGAAGTTCTTAAAGCACAATACCGCGAGTTATATGTTGCTAAAAACGAATTATAA